One window from the genome of Pseudonocardia hierapolitana encodes:
- a CDS encoding TAXI family TRAP transporter solute-binding subunit: protein MVDRRTVLRGLLSGAAALGLLGVPGCASRFAGVRLTLATGGTQGVYYNLGNALADAWQAQLDLDARPAVLSTAGSVDNLERLASRTADVVFSQVDTAADQLARTAENDPRSPRTLARIYDDVVHVVVPASAPATSLADLRGARVSVGAPDSGVRVIAERLLTAAGLSPATDFQALQLGINESVEAMASGAIDAFFWVGGLPTRGVTTLSEALPIRLLNLEDLITPVRATYPVYAAGTVPAQTYGIPDPISTLLVRNFLVVRTEMPDDVANALVESLFAAQEQLAAVSPAALTIDLRAAIGTQPVPLHPGAERFFRGEKDP from the coding sequence GGGGTGCCGGGCTGTGCCTCGCGGTTCGCGGGCGTCCGGCTCACGCTCGCGACCGGCGGCACCCAGGGCGTCTACTACAACCTGGGCAACGCGCTCGCCGACGCCTGGCAGGCGCAGCTCGATCTCGACGCCCGCCCGGCCGTGCTGTCCACGGCGGGGTCGGTGGACAACCTGGAGAGGCTCGCCTCCCGCACGGCCGACGTCGTGTTCAGCCAGGTCGACACGGCGGCCGACCAGCTCGCTCGCACCGCCGAGAACGACCCGCGGTCACCACGCACCCTCGCCCGCATCTACGACGACGTGGTGCACGTCGTGGTACCCGCGTCGGCACCGGCGACGAGCCTCGCCGACCTGCGCGGCGCGCGGGTCTCCGTCGGCGCGCCCGACTCCGGCGTGCGGGTGATCGCCGAACGGTTGCTGACCGCGGCCGGGCTCTCCCCCGCAACCGACTTCCAGGCCCTGCAGCTGGGGATCAACGAGTCGGTCGAGGCCATGGCGAGCGGTGCGATCGACGCGTTCTTCTGGGTCGGTGGCCTGCCCACGCGGGGGGTGACCACACTGTCGGAGGCGCTGCCGATCCGGCTGCTGAACCTGGAGGACCTGATCACGCCGGTGCGTGCCACGTACCCCGTGTACGCCGCGGGAACGGTGCCCGCCCAGACCTACGGCATCCCCGACCCGATCTCCACCCTGCTCGTGCGCAACTTCCTGGTCGTCAGGACGGAGATGCCTGACGACGTGGCGAACGCCCTGGTCGAAAGCCTGTTCGCCGCCCAGGAGCAGCTGGCGGCGGTGAGCCCGGCGGCACTCACGATCGACCTGCGGGCCGCGATCGGGACGCAGCCGGTGCCACTGCACCCGGGGGCGGAACGCTTCTTCCGCGGCGAGAAGGACCCCTGA
- a CDS encoding TetR/AcrR family transcriptional regulator, with the protein MSVEGSVRERRRAETVQEIKAAALEQLAEGGPGGLSLRGVARAVGMTVQSLYHYFDSRDELLTALVIDGHRALAAAVADATDATRGRPQGERLFAATNAYRRWALANRPAFLLLYGTPVPGYEPPSRAEVIGAAVSLAEPFREVVFDGWTTAQLEKIPVQPGAERLAEADTDKLTLPLGALALFYELRAQMHGLVMLELVGHLSPMNDFGEDLFRGMINRTVAQLAALRAEV; encoded by the coding sequence GTGTCAGTTGAAGGATCGGTACGGGAGCGGCGGCGGGCCGAGACCGTGCAGGAGATCAAGGCCGCCGCCCTCGAGCAGCTGGCCGAGGGCGGGCCGGGCGGCCTCTCGCTGCGGGGCGTCGCGCGGGCCGTCGGGATGACGGTGCAGTCGCTCTATCACTACTTCGACAGTCGCGACGAGCTGCTGACCGCGCTGGTGATCGACGGCCACCGGGCGCTGGCCGCCGCGGTCGCGGACGCCACGGACGCCACCCGCGGGCGCCCGCAGGGCGAACGGCTGTTCGCGGCCACCAACGCCTACCGGCGGTGGGCGCTGGCGAACCGCCCGGCGTTCCTGCTGCTCTACGGCACCCCGGTGCCCGGGTACGAGCCGCCATCGCGCGCGGAGGTGATCGGTGCGGCGGTGAGCCTGGCCGAGCCGTTCCGCGAGGTCGTCTTCGACGGGTGGACCACGGCGCAGCTGGAGAAGATCCCGGTACAGCCGGGTGCCGAGCGACTCGCCGAGGCCGACACGGACAAGCTGACGCTGCCGCTCGGTGCGCTGGCCCTGTTCTACGAGCTGCGCGCCCAGATGCACGGGCTCGTGATGCTCGAGCTGGTCGGCCACCTGTCCCCGATGAACGATTTCGGCGAGGACCTGTTCCGCGGCATGATCAACCGCACGGTCGCCCAGCTGGCGGCCCTGCGCGCGGAGGTCTGA
- a CDS encoding ABA4-like family protein: MDPQLLFTLTFPLAAPFWALMILAPGWSVTRRIIGSPLIVVPPVLVYAALVLPQFTTVFAAVASPELPGVAALLATPVGAAAGWAHFIAFDLFVGRFIYLDSRERGIHALIAAPVLVLTILLGPLGLLAHLLLRAVLPRTRLHRDGLTAAPLP, from the coding sequence GTGGATCCCCAGCTGCTGTTCACACTCACGTTCCCGCTCGCGGCGCCGTTCTGGGCGCTGATGATCCTCGCGCCCGGCTGGTCGGTCACGCGTCGGATCATCGGCTCGCCGCTGATCGTCGTGCCGCCGGTGCTCGTCTACGCCGCGCTGGTGCTCCCGCAGTTCACCACGGTGTTCGCGGCGGTGGCGTCGCCCGAACTCCCCGGCGTCGCGGCGCTGCTCGCGACGCCCGTGGGCGCCGCGGCGGGCTGGGCCCACTTCATCGCGTTCGACCTGTTCGTGGGCCGATTCATCTACCTCGACAGCCGGGAGCGCGGCATCCACGCGCTGATCGCGGCCCCGGTGCTGGTGCTGACGATCCTGCTGGGGCCGCTCGGGCTGCTCGCGCACCTGTTGCTGCGTGCCGTGCTCCCTCGCACGCGGTTGCACCGAGATGGCCTCACTGCGGCCCCGTTGCCGTAA
- a CDS encoding sensor histidine kinase, whose protein sequence is MAARLLVIVLFLVGLLAAGLGVPLALSYAQARQLAMFTDRLTDTIFYASVAERPITQADTTGLGTELERYDEVYGVAVLVLDEDGRLVATSRQPPPILDGDARERVELALANRRSEVYPLILPWDERPLVLAEPVLVDTEVRGVAVTISPTDALRAEELRVWSLVVAAGLAALAMGVVVALPIVRWILRPVRRLDEGTGRVASAVLAGADPEPVADGTGPPELRRLSVSFDRMAGTVAQAYAAQRAFVADASHQLRNPLTALRLRLSNLDGHVDAVAAEDHAAALEEAERLSTLLDGLLTLARAERTAPNVVADVDAGVEDRVDAWRPLAEHMDLDLVRGGVTGLRVLAPDGAIETVLDAVLDNAVKFAPAGSAISVRTASVDGRVEIAVRDTGPGMAPEELERATGRFWRSPGQSNTEGSGLGLAIAARTLEVAGGELALELPSGGGLRVVARFPQPPEESDGEDAELQQGGLTATGPQ, encoded by the coding sequence GTGGCCGCCCGCCTGCTGGTGATCGTGCTGTTCCTGGTGGGACTGCTCGCCGCCGGGCTCGGCGTGCCGCTCGCGCTGTCCTACGCCCAGGCCCGGCAGCTCGCGATGTTCACCGACCGCCTGACCGACACGATCTTCTACGCCTCGGTCGCGGAGCGGCCCATCACGCAGGCCGACACCACGGGGCTGGGCACCGAGCTCGAACGCTACGACGAGGTCTACGGGGTGGCCGTTCTCGTGCTGGACGAGGACGGCAGGCTGGTGGCGACATCCCGGCAGCCGCCGCCGATACTCGACGGGGACGCGCGGGAGCGGGTGGAGCTCGCGCTCGCCAACCGCCGCTCCGAGGTCTACCCGCTGATCCTGCCGTGGGACGAGCGCCCGCTGGTGCTCGCCGAGCCCGTGCTGGTCGACACCGAGGTGCGGGGCGTGGCCGTCACCATCTCGCCGACCGACGCCCTGCGCGCGGAAGAGCTGCGGGTGTGGTCGCTGGTCGTGGCCGCGGGTCTGGCCGCGCTGGCGATGGGGGTGGTCGTGGCGCTGCCGATCGTCCGCTGGATCCTGCGTCCGGTCCGGCGCCTCGACGAGGGCACCGGCCGGGTGGCCTCCGCCGTGCTGGCCGGGGCCGACCCGGAACCGGTGGCCGACGGGACCGGGCCGCCGGAGCTGCGCCGGCTGTCGGTCTCCTTCGACCGCATGGCCGGGACCGTGGCACAGGCGTACGCCGCGCAGCGCGCGTTCGTCGCCGACGCGAGCCACCAGCTGCGCAACCCGCTCACGGCGCTGCGCCTGCGGCTGTCCAACCTCGACGGGCACGTCGACGCCGTCGCGGCCGAGGACCACGCCGCCGCGCTCGAGGAGGCCGAGCGGCTGTCCACGCTGCTCGACGGGCTGCTGACGCTCGCGAGGGCCGAGCGCACCGCGCCGAACGTCGTGGCCGACGTCGACGCCGGGGTGGAGGACCGCGTCGACGCGTGGCGTCCGCTCGCCGAGCACATGGACCTGGACCTGGTCCGCGGCGGGGTGACCGGCCTGCGGGTGCTGGCGCCGGACGGCGCGATCGAGACCGTCCTCGACGCCGTGCTGGACAACGCGGTGAAGTTCGCACCGGCGGGCAGCGCGATCTCGGTGCGCACCGCCTCCGTCGACGGCCGGGTGGAGATCGCCGTGCGCGACACCGGTCCCGGCATGGCCCCGGAGGAGCTCGAGCGCGCGACCGGCCGGTTCTGGCGCAGCCCGGGCCAGAGCAACACGGAGGGTTCGGGCCTCGGACTGGCGATCGCCGCCCGCACACTGGAGGTTGCAGGCGGCGAGCTGGCGCTCGAGCTGCCCTCCGGTGGTGGGCTACGGGTGGTGGCGAGGTTCCCGCAGCCTCCCGAGGAAAGCGATGGCGAGGACGCCGAGTTGCAGCAAGGTGGCCTTACGGCAACGGGGCCGCAGTGA
- a CDS encoding response regulator transcription factor, producing the protein MHILLVEDDDRVAAALRPALHRHGMTTTRLATGRAAPDHLGGVDVVLLDLGLPDIDGVDVCRAIRERSDVPVIVVSARGEVDDRILGLHSGADDYLVKPYDIGELVARVHAVYRRRRLATPTGPEDVVEIGAVRVDLHKHDVTVGGRAVNLTRKEFQVLALLATAGGAVCTRSRIVAEVWGRSWAGANRTLDVHVATLRTKLGNPEYVQTVRGVGYRLGNPAASGAE; encoded by the coding sequence GTGCACATCCTGCTGGTCGAGGACGACGATCGGGTCGCGGCCGCGCTGCGTCCGGCCCTGCACCGGCACGGGATGACCACCACCCGGCTGGCCACGGGGCGGGCCGCACCGGACCACCTGGGAGGCGTCGACGTCGTCCTGCTCGACCTCGGCCTCCCGGACATCGACGGGGTCGACGTGTGCCGGGCGATCCGGGAGAGGAGCGACGTGCCGGTGATCGTCGTGTCGGCCCGCGGCGAGGTGGACGACCGCATCCTCGGCCTGCACTCCGGGGCCGACGACTACCTCGTGAAGCCCTACGACATCGGCGAGCTCGTGGCCCGCGTCCACGCGGTGTACCGGCGGCGCCGGCTCGCGACGCCGACCGGACCCGAGGACGTCGTCGAGATCGGCGCCGTGCGCGTCGACCTGCACAAACACGACGTGACGGTCGGCGGCCGGGCCGTGAACCTCACGCGCAAGGAGTTCCAGGTGCTCGCGCTGCTCGCGACGGCGGGAGGAGCGGTGTGCACGCGCAGCCGCATCGTCGCCGAGGTGTGGGGCCGGTCGTGGGCGGGTGCCAACCGCACGCTCGACGTGCACGTGGCCACGCTGCGCACCAAGCTCGGCAACCCGGAGTACGTGCAGACCGTCCGCGGCGTGGGATACCGGCTCGGGAACCCCGCCGCTTCGGGCGCGGAGTAG
- a CDS encoding amino acid ABC transporter ATP-binding protein, which translates to MIRMASVDKHFGELHVLRDINLEVATGQVVVVLGPSGSGKSTLCRTINRLEPIDSGTIEVDGQALPAEGKALAALRADVGMVFQSFNLFAHKTILENVTLAPLKVRKSAKATAEKDGMALLERVGIANQRDKYPAQLSGGQQQRAAIARALAMKPKVMLFDEPTSALDPEMVQEVLDVMTTLAKEGMTMLVVTHEMGFARRAANRVVFMSDGEIVEDAPPDTFFSNPTSDRAKDFLGKILTH; encoded by the coding sequence ATGATCCGGATGGCGTCCGTCGACAAGCACTTCGGCGAGCTGCACGTCCTGCGTGACATCAACCTGGAGGTCGCAACCGGCCAGGTCGTCGTGGTACTCGGCCCGTCCGGCTCGGGCAAGTCCACGCTGTGCCGCACGATCAACCGGCTCGAGCCGATCGACAGCGGCACCATCGAGGTCGACGGACAGGCCCTACCCGCCGAGGGCAAGGCCCTCGCCGCGCTGCGCGCCGACGTCGGAATGGTGTTCCAGAGCTTCAACCTCTTCGCGCACAAGACGATCCTCGAGAACGTCACGCTCGCCCCGCTGAAGGTGCGCAAGTCCGCCAAGGCCACCGCCGAGAAGGACGGCATGGCACTGCTCGAACGCGTCGGCATCGCCAACCAGCGCGACAAGTACCCGGCCCAGCTCTCCGGCGGGCAGCAGCAACGCGCCGCGATCGCCCGCGCGCTCGCGATGAAGCCGAAGGTCATGCTGTTCGACGAGCCCACCTCCGCCCTCGACCCCGAGATGGTCCAGGAGGTCCTCGACGTGATGACCACCCTCGCGAAGGAGGGCATGACGATGCTCGTCGTCACCCACGAGATGGGCTTCGCCCGCCGCGCCGCCAACCGCGTCGTCTTCATGTCCGACGGCGAGATCGTCGAGGACGCGCCACCCGACACGTTCTTCTCGAACCCGACATCCGACCGCGCCAAGGACTTCCTCGGCAAGATCCTCACGCACTGA
- a CDS encoding glutamate ABC transporter substrate-binding protein, with protein sequence MKLRTLAVGLMVGALALTACGREGSPTTPAAPGGETAPEVSYPVATGVSLPDSPTFAKIQQRGRIVAGVRDDQPGLGFRDATTGEYAGFDVEIARMIAAGLGYGEDQIDYVVVPSAAREDTIERGDIDYMVGTYTINDTRKQRVSFAGPYYVAGQSVLVAADNTTITGKDTLQGQRVCSVTGSTPIQRVRDQGLTDQIVEFQTYSQCVDQLLAGQVDAVTTDDAILAGFASQRPDELKVVGEPFSQEPYGIGLNRDDSALRNKINDILQASYDDGTWQKAYDSTLGLSGTTASPPELQRY encoded by the coding sequence ATGAAGTTGCGCACCCTCGCGGTGGGCCTCATGGTCGGCGCCCTCGCCCTCACCGCCTGCGGGCGCGAGGGCAGCCCGACCACCCCTGCGGCACCCGGCGGCGAGACCGCCCCCGAGGTCAGCTACCCGGTCGCCACCGGCGTCTCACTGCCCGACTCGCCGACCTTCGCCAAGATCCAGCAGCGGGGCCGGATCGTCGCCGGCGTCCGTGACGACCAGCCGGGCCTCGGCTTCCGCGATGCGACCACGGGCGAGTACGCCGGGTTCGACGTCGAGATCGCTCGCATGATCGCTGCGGGGCTGGGCTACGGCGAGGACCAGATCGACTACGTCGTCGTCCCGTCGGCCGCGCGCGAGGACACCATCGAGCGCGGCGACATCGACTACATGGTCGGGACGTACACCATCAACGACACCCGCAAGCAGCGCGTGTCGTTCGCCGGCCCGTACTACGTCGCCGGGCAGAGCGTCCTCGTGGCGGCCGACAACACCACGATCACGGGCAAGGACACCCTGCAGGGCCAGCGGGTGTGCTCGGTCACCGGGTCGACCCCGATCCAGCGGGTGCGCGACCAGGGCCTGACGGACCAGATCGTCGAGTTCCAGACCTACAGCCAGTGCGTGGACCAGCTGCTGGCGGGTCAGGTCGACGCGGTCACCACGGACGACGCGATCCTCGCGGGCTTCGCCTCGCAGCGACCCGACGAGCTCAAGGTCGTCGGCGAGCCGTTCTCCCAGGAGCCCTACGGCATCGGCCTCAACCGCGACGACTCGGCGCTGCGCAACAAGATCAACGACATCCTGCAGGCGTCCTACGACGACGGGACGTGGCAGAAGGCCTACGACTCGACGCTCGGGCTGTCCGGCACGACGGCCTCGCCGCCGGAGCTGCAGCGCTACTGA
- a CDS encoding amino acid ABC transporter permease produces MNVLLDNLPLYLEAFFFGTIRLFVISAIGSLVLGTVLAAMRVSPMPVLRVFGAMYVNIVRNTPLTLVFFFFAFAYPRLDLIDVSYFVAACAALIVYTAAFVCEVIRSGVNTVPVGQAEAARALGFTFAQILGQIVMPQAFRAVVPPLTSIMIALLKNTTIAAGFSVFEAGGIYQNLSERGYDVLVGLLWVALFFLILVLPLTGLQRTLEKRWRVAA; encoded by the coding sequence GTGAACGTCCTGCTCGACAACCTCCCGCTGTACCTGGAGGCGTTCTTCTTCGGAACGATCAGGCTCTTCGTGATCTCGGCGATCGGGTCTCTCGTGCTCGGCACGGTCCTGGCGGCGATGCGCGTGAGCCCGATGCCGGTGCTGCGCGTCTTCGGTGCGATGTACGTCAACATCGTCCGCAACACACCGCTGACGCTGGTCTTCTTCTTCTTCGCGTTCGCCTACCCGCGCCTCGACCTCATCGACGTCTCCTACTTCGTCGCCGCCTGCGCCGCGCTGATCGTCTACACCGCGGCGTTCGTCTGCGAGGTGATCCGGTCCGGGGTCAACACGGTGCCGGTCGGGCAGGCCGAGGCCGCCCGCGCGCTCGGCTTCACCTTCGCCCAGATCCTCGGGCAGATCGTGATGCCCCAGGCGTTCCGCGCGGTCGTGCCGCCGCTGACCAGCATCATGATCGCCCTGCTGAAGAACACGACGATCGCGGCCGGATTCTCGGTCTTCGAGGCCGGCGGGATCTACCAGAACCTCTCCGAGCGCGGGTACGACGTGCTCGTCGGCCTGCTGTGGGTGGCGCTGTTCTTCCTGATCCTCGTCCTCCCACTGACCGGGCTGCAGCGCACCCTCGAGAAGCGATGGCGGGTCGCCGCGTGA
- a CDS encoding amino acid ABC transporter permease, giving the protein MTAVLYDIPGPRARVRNNILGVVGTLVVLGVVGFVVLRLIQTGQFAPRRWEWITYINIQYLLLDALWNTLRAFLLAAVLSLVFGAIFAAGRLSDHRWVSGPATAVVEFFRAVPLLVLIFILYYGVSRSLGITISAYWAVVLGLMLYNGSVLAEVFRAGVLAQPKGQSEAAYALGMRKTQVMTNVLLPQALRAMLPTIIAQLVVVLKDTALGFIILYPELLYQARFLGNQGQLGGPILQVGIVIAVIYITMCLLLSALANWLEKRTRRSPRAVVKAPAPPDAGPGTGAS; this is encoded by the coding sequence GTGACCGCAGTCCTCTACGACATCCCGGGCCCTCGCGCCCGCGTCCGCAACAACATCCTCGGCGTCGTCGGCACGCTGGTCGTTCTCGGCGTCGTCGGATTCGTGGTCCTCCGTCTCATCCAGACCGGGCAGTTCGCGCCCCGGCGGTGGGAGTGGATCACCTACATCAACATCCAGTACCTGCTGCTCGACGCGCTGTGGAACACGCTGCGGGCGTTCCTGCTCGCCGCGGTGCTCTCGCTGGTGTTCGGCGCGATCTTCGCGGCCGGCAGGCTCTCGGACCACAGGTGGGTCAGCGGCCCGGCCACGGCGGTCGTCGAGTTCTTCCGCGCCGTCCCGCTGCTGGTGCTGATCTTCATCCTGTACTACGGGGTCTCCCGGAGCCTCGGCATCACCATCTCCGCCTACTGGGCCGTGGTGCTCGGCCTGATGCTCTACAACGGCTCGGTGCTCGCCGAGGTCTTCCGGGCAGGCGTGCTGGCGCAACCGAAGGGCCAGAGCGAGGCCGCCTACGCGTTGGGCATGCGCAAGACCCAGGTGATGACCAACGTTCTGCTCCCGCAGGCGCTGCGCGCGATGCTCCCGACGATCATCGCCCAGCTCGTGGTGGTGCTGAAGGACACCGCACTCGGCTTCATCATCCTGTACCCCGAGCTGCTCTACCAGGCCCGTTTCCTGGGCAACCAGGGCCAGCTGGGCGGTCCGATCCTGCAGGTCGGGATCGTCATCGCGGTCATCTACATCACGATGTGCCTGCTGCTGTCGGCACTGGCCAACTGGCTGGAGAAGCGCACTCGGCGCAGTCCCCGGGCCGTGGTGAAAGCACCCGCTCCCCCCGACGCCGGGCCGGGCACCGGAGCGAGCTGA